In Micromonospora cremea, the genomic window TGAACACCGCCTGGAGCAGCAGGGCGGGCACCAGCATCAGCCAGGTCAGGGTGATCGGCTCCCCGGTGGCCAGCACGATGCCGATCAGCACCACCATCGAGGCCAGGAGCTGCTGGAACTGGGTCACCGTGGTGGACAGCGGCAGGCTGGCCCGGGGGAAGTGCAGCGCCCGGATCAGCCCCAGGTTGCCGCTGATCGACTGCGTGCCGGCCAGCACCGCGCTCTGGGTGAAGTTGAAGATGAACAGGCCGGTGGTCAGGTACCCGATGAAGTTCGGGATCTTGTCCTGCGCCAGCACCACCCCGAAGATCAGGTAGTAGACGGCGGCGTTGGTCAGCGGGGTGAGCACCTGCCAGAGCTGGCCCAGCTTGGCGTTGCTGTACGAGGCGACCAGCTTGGCGTTGGCGTACGCGGCGATGAAGTGCCGGTAGGCCCACAGTCGGCGGCTGTACTCGACGAGGGTGGGCCGCTCACCAGCGACCCGGAGCCCGTGTCGAGCGGCCAGCTGCGCCTGGGTCAGGCCCGTGTCGGGGTCGACCAGCGCGGTGGTGGCCATGGAAATGGCGCTCCGATCTTTCGTGCAGACGGGTTGCTCGCGACGATGGAATCCTAGTGGGAGCTGTGCGCGGAGCGCCGCCTCGTCGCTGCGTGGACAGTAGTCCGAAACACGTCGGGACGCAACCGTACCGTCGTTGCGCTACTCTGGTCGTCGTGACCTGCGAGAAGAGTCCCTGGTGACGGCCGAAAAGAGGCGAGCCCCGGCCGGCGCGGCGGTGCTGCGTGGTGAAATCACCACGGCCATCCGGCGCGCGCTGATGCAGGAGCTCGCCGCGGTCGGCTACGGCCGGCTCTCCATCGAGGCGGTTGCCCGGCGGGCCGGCGTCAGCAAGACGGCCGTCTACCGACGGTGGAGTTCGAAGGTCGACCTGGTGCTGGAGATCGTCGCCGCCGCGGCGCACGGCAAGTTGCCGGTGCTGGACACCGGCACCCTGCGCGGCGACCTCGCGCTGCTCTTCCAGGCGGTCGCGCACGCGCTGCGCCACCCGCTCGCCTCGCAGATCATTCCGGACCTGCTGGCCGAGGCCGCCCGCAATCCCAGCATCGACCAGACCCTGCGCCAGGTGCTGCACGCCCGCCAGCAGGAGATCGGCGGCCGCCTGGTCACCCGCGCGGTGCAGCGCGGCGAGCTGCCGGCCGACACCGACCCGGACGCAGCGACCGACCTCATCGTCGGCCCGCTCTACTGGCGGCTCGCCATCGCCCGCCTCCCGCTCACCGACAGCTACCTGGAAAACCTGGTCGAGTCCGTGGCCGTCGGGCTCGGCGCGGACAGCGCCCTGCCCCGCCCGCGGGCGGCGCCGATCGTCGGCTGACCGGGCACGCGACACCCCGCCGCTCGGAGGACGGGGCCGACTGTCCGCCTCCGCTAGGCTGCCCCCTTGACACCCGGCCGTCACCGTGCCGAGACCCGTGACCCGCCCGACGAGAAGGACGCCCGTGGCCAACGTCGACAGCATCGCCGTCGCGCCCACCGATTCGGACCCGGCGCCGCGGTCCGAGCAGGCACCCCCGCACGCGACCGGTCCCGACCGGGGTCCGGCGGCCCGGGTACGCGCGCTGGTGGCCGCCGCCCCGGCACTGCTCACCGATGGCGCCGTAGTCGCGTTCGCGCTCTGGACCGTGCTCTACCACGCGGCGTTCCTGGGGGATCTTCGCCCGTCGGTGACCTTCCGGGTCTGGTTGGTCGCCTGCGTGCTGCTCGCCGTTGTGGCCCTGCTGCGCGCCCGCCGCCGATCCGCCGGCAGCCACGGCGACAGCGAGCGGCCGGAGCCGTCCGAGTCGACCGAGGCGCGGCCGCCCGTCGACCGCCGTCTGCTGATCGGGGTGCTGGTCGCCGCCGGGGTGGCCGCGGTCACCGCCGGAGTGGCCGGGACCAGCGCTGGCATCGTCTGGTGGATTCCGGCGGTGGCCGGTCTGCTGGCGGCGGTCGGCGCGATCCTGCTGGTGCGCCGGGCCTGGCTGAGCGGCCCGGCGTCCGCGCCGGCCGCGCCGGCGGCCACCGCGGCGCAGTCGGCGTACGCGCTGGTCATCTCGGTGCTGGTCGGGATCTCCTCGTTCTTCCTGGCCCGCAACACCCCGGACGACGTCTACTACGTCGGCAAGTCGGTCTGGATCGCCGAGCGGGACCTCATCCCGCTCAACGACTTCCTGTTCAGCGAGAACGTACTGCCGTCGATGGGCTCACAACCGCCGATCCCCTCGATCGAGGTCTTCGACGGCGCGTTCGCCCGCCTGCTGGGCGTCCACGCCGCCTCGGCCCTCTGGTACGTGCTGCTGCCGATCATGGCGGTGCTCGCGGTGCTGGCGCTCTGGCGGTTGACCCACCGGTGGGCTCCGCGCCGCCCGGTGCTCGCGTTCACCGTGGCCGTCGCGTACCTCTACCTGGTCGCCGGCGGGGACGCCGCACTGGGCACGTTCCACCTGCCCCGGCTCTATGAGGGCAAGGGCATGTTCGTCTCGGCGGTCATCCCGCTGATGTGGCTCTACCTGACCGAGTGGTTCGACACCCGGTCCCGGCGCAGCCTGGTGCTCATCGTGGCGCTGTCGATCACCGCGATCGGCCTCACCACCACCGCCGCGATCATCCTGCCGATGCTGGTCGGCGCCGCCGGCTTCGCGATGCTGCTGGTCGGGCGGTGGAAGGACGCGGTCGTGGCCGGGATCGCCGCCGTCGCGTACCCGATCGGCTCGCTGGTGGTCTCGCGCCTGGTGCTCGGCGGCATGACCGCGTCCGGCGCGGACGACGCCTTCTTCGACGCGGCGCACACCTACCGACGGACCCTGCTGTTCGGCGTGGTCGGGGTGATCTCCGGCCTGGCGCTCTGGTGCGGCCCGCTGCTGGCCCGTCGGCGCACGCCCGCGCTGCTCACCGCCGGCGCGACGCTGGCGTTGAGCGTGCTGTTCGTCCCCGGTGTGCTGGAGACGCTGGGCGCGGTGAGCGGCATCTCGGTGGTGCTCTGGCGGGTGCCGTGGCTGCTCGCCCTGCCGACGCTGATCGGGCTGCTCTGCACCGTGTCCGTGCCGGCCGCCACGCCGGTGCTGCGCCGCGCGACCGCCGGCGGGATCGCCGTGCTGCTGGTCGCGTCGTTCGCGCTCTTCGCCACCCCGATGTGGTCGGCGAAGAGCTGGGTCGAGGTGCACGACCGGCCCACCTGGAAGCTGCCGCAGCAACGCCAGGCGATCGCCTTCTGGATCAAGGGGCTGGACCGGTCGCCGGGCCTCGTGCTCGCTCCAAAGACGATCATGCGGACCTCCCTGGTGGTCACCAGCCAGGTCCGGGTCGTCCTGCCCCGCGACTTCTACCTCGTCGAGTACGACCTCAACTCCCAGTTCGCCAAGGACCGGCTGCTGCTCGCCGGTTTCGCCGACGGCACCGACACCCCTGGGGCGGCCGAGCTGGCACCGGCGCTCGACCGCCTGGACGTCGGCACCATCTGCGTCTACAACGGCAACCGGTACGCCCGCGACCTGGCGCCACAGCTCGGCTACCAGGAGTTCGCCAAGCGTCGGGCACCGGGGGCGATGACGTGTTTCCGGCGGGTCGACTGAGGCCCGTCTCTGTCGAGCAGGCCGGTTCGGTGTGGCGCCCGGCACGCGGGGGTACGGAGCTTTGACCGAAATGGTGCCGGATACCCGAGCGGCACCACCCTGTCCCTTCGCGTTAAGGTCGCAGTCACGCGCTGCCGGCCCGCCACGCGACATCCGGGCCGCAGCCGCCGTGACCCGACGCACTCCTGGGGCGCGGTTGACCATGCGCGACGGGGAGTGACGTCGACCCACCACGGGCCCAGCCCGTCATGGAACTCATAGGGAGCCAACTCGTTGTTCGGCACGTTGACAGGACGCATCGGAGTGGCCGCCCGCAGTGCACTGCTGGTGCTGTCCTACCTGGTCATGCTCGTCGCCGGCGCACTCGGCTGGGTCGGTCTGTTCGCCGTCGCCGGGCTGGCCGCGGTGATCGGCGAGTTCGCCGTCGCCCGCTGGTCACCGCCGTCGCAGGTGCTGCTGGAGAAGGTCGGCCTGCACTGGTCGTACCGGCAGTTGACCCGCGACCTCGCGGCTGTGCTGCTGGTCACCGCGCAGGTCGCGCTCAGCGGCGTCGAGCTGACCTGGTTGCTGGTCCTGCCGGCCGCGGTGTGGGTCGTCTCGGTCTTCGCCGGCGCGCTCTCCACGATGATCGACCGTCGTAACCCGCTCTCCGCCATGGTGCGCAACATCGACCTCGGCCCGCTGCGCTCGGCCCCCCGACCGCCGGCCTGGGCGGCGGCGGTCGCCGGTGACCGGATGCCCCTGCTCAACCTGCTGCTGGTGCCGGCCGCCGTGGCCGCCGCGGTGCAGCACGACCCGACGCCGTTCTTCGTCGCCGCGGCGGTGGCGGTGGCGGCCACCGGCGTGGTGGGCGCGATCATCGCGCTGACCTGGCTGCGCGGCCGGGGCACCGGGCAGAGCCCACTGCTGCCCGCCGTCCAGCGCTGGCTCGACACCTACCAGCCCGAGGTGGCGCTTTACTTCGCCGGCCCGGCCAAGGACGTCTACCAGGCGAACATGTGGCTCGCTCCGACCGAGGCGCTCGAGCAGCGCGCGGTGGTGCTGATGCGTAGCCGCGAGGCGTTCACCGAGCTGGCCGACACGCGGCTGCCGGTCATCTGCGTACCGGCCGGGGTGGACTTCATGAACCTCGAGCTCGGCAGTGTCCGCGCGGCGCTCTACGCCGCGAACGTCGGCGCGAACATCCACATGCTCCGCGAGCCCGGCACGAAGCACGTCTTCGTCGGGCACGGCGACAGCGACAAGCAGGCCAGCGTCAACCCCTACAGCAAGGTGTACGACGAGGTCTGGGTCGCCGGCCTGGCCGGTCGGGAGCGGTACGCCCGGGCCGGGGTGGGCGTGCTCGACTCGGACATCGTCGAGATCGGCCGGCCGCAGCTCGCCGGCGTGCACACCTTCGGCGCCGAGTCGGTGGAGCGGCCCTTCACCGTGCTCTACGCGCCCACCTGGGAGGGTTGGCTCGACGACGACCCGTACCACACCTCGCTCGTGCTGATGGGCGAGCGGATCGTCAAGGGGCTGCTGGCCACGAACCCCCGCGTGCGCCTGATCTACAAGCCGCACCCGCTCGCCGGGTCGCGGTCCAAGGCGGCCAAGGCCGTGCACGAGCGGGTGGTGCAGGCCATCCGCGTCGCCGGCGGCAACCCGGACGCGGCCTCTCTGGACGGCACCGCGCACCTGGTGGTCACCGGTCGCACGCCGGCGCTGTTCGACTGCTTCAACCAGACCGACCTGCTGATCAGCGACGTGTCCAGTGTGGTCTCCGACTTCGTGCAGAGCCAGCGGCCGTACGTGGTGGCCAACCCGGCGGGCCTGTCCGAGGACGAGTTCCGCCGGGAGTACCCGACCGCGCGGGCCGCGTACCTGCTCTCCACCGACTGCGGTGAGCTGGAGAAGATCGTGGCGGTGACCCGGGCCGGCGACGACCCGATGACCGAGGCGCGCCGGGAGCTGAAGACCTACCTGCTCGGCCCGGCCGAAGCCAACCCGATGGACCGGTTCCAGGAGGAGATCGCCCGCCTCTGCCGCTGAGCCGCCTATCGCCGATCCGCGCCCGGCCCGACACCCGTCGGACCGGGCGCGGTCGCGTCAGCTCAGCAGGGCGGCGACCGCGTCGGCGACCGGGGCGTCCGCCGGCAGCGCCCGCGCCGCCACCACCGCCACCACCGGCAGCGGGCCGTACAGGTGGGGGAAGAGCTGCCCGCCACGCGACGGCTCCCACCGCAGCGCGTCGCCCAGCCGCTCCTCCTCGACGCTGAGCAGGGTCAGCCCGGTCGCCCCGGCGAAGTGCCGCCGAGCGGTCTCCACCACCTGGTCCGGACCGGAGAGGTGGATGAACCCGGATTCGTGGTCCATCGCCGTGCCGGCGAAGGTGCCGGCGGCCAGGGCGTCGTTCCACTCCGCGCTCGACAGCAGTTTGTAGATCACAGCGGCAGCCTACGGGGGCTCCGGCGCCGCCCGGTTTTCGCCGGTACCGCCGCGGTCGCCGCCCCCCAGCGGGCATGCTCAGGTGGAGCGGCCGCGGAGGGATGGGCGATGGCGAGTTACGACGACGACTGGACCGACAGCCAGCGCGGGCTGTACGACGAGTGCTACCGGGCTGGCGGCGAGTGGGCCGAGGACCCGGACACCCCGTCCGATGACGTACAGCACGTGATCAACCTGGCCGAGGCGGACGACGACGCCTTCACCGACGCCGAGATCGACTACCCGCCCCTGGTCGACGCGGTTACCCAGGCCAGCGGGGTCAACGTCACCAGCGTGCCGGCGCGCCACGACGATCCGGGCTTCCGGGGCTTCGTGGACGGCGTCCGGGACGCCGTCAACGACGACGTCTTCGGCCTCTAGGACGCCGCCGGGGGAGGCGGCCCTCCCGCTCGCGCCACCCTTCTGCCACCATTCGCAGGACGGCACTGCGATGGACGGGGGCACGGGTGCGGATCCTGCTGGTGGAGGACGACCGCCGGGTGGCCGCCGCGCTCTCCTCCGCCCTCACCCGCCGCGGGTACCAGGTCGAGCACGCTGCCACCGTCGCCGCCGCGCTCGCCGCCGCCCCGTGCGACCTGGTGCTGCTCGACCTGACCCTGCCCGACGGGGACGGCACCGACCTCTGCCGGGAGCTACGCCGGCGCAGCAGCCAGCTCGGCATCATCGCGGTGACCGCCCGGGGGGAGGAACGCGACCGGGTGCTCGGCCTTCGCCTCGGCGCGGACGACTACGTCGTCAAGCCGTTCTCGATGGTGGAGTTGCAGGCCCGCATCGAGGCGGTGCTGCGCCGGGCCGCGAACGCCGCACCGGAGCGGCACCTGATCGAGGCCGGCGCGGTGCGCATCGACGTCGCCGCCCGGACGGTGACGGTGGACGGCCGGGCGGTCACGCTCACCCGCAAGGAATTCGACGTGCTGCTCTCGCTGGCCCGCCAGCCCGGGGTGGCGGTGCCACGCGACCGCATCCTGCTCGACGCCTGGGGCACCACCTGGACCGACCGGCACACCGTCGAGGTGCACGTCGGGTCGCTGCGCGGCAAGTTGGGTGACGCCCGCCTGGTCGAGACCGTACGCGGGGTCGGTTACCGGCTGCGCGATGCGTGAGGGGTTGCCGTGCGCCGTCGACTGGTGATCAGCTATCTGCTGCTGATGGTGCTCGTCCTCATCGCTTTGGAGACCCCGCTGGCCGCCACGCTGGCCAGCCGCGAGACCGAACGGGTCCGCGCCGACCGGCTCGCCGACGCCACCCGGTTCGCCTCGTTGGCCGGGCCGGCGCTGCGCGGCGGCGGATCGGGCCCGCTCGAGGCGGAGCTGCGCAGCTACGACGAGCTGTACGCGATCGGCGCCGTGGTCGTCGACCGGGAACGGGGCACCCTGGTCGCCTCGGCGAGCTGGCGGCCGGCTGCGGGGACCACCACGGCGCTGGACATCGCGTTGTCCGGGCAGCAGACCAGCGCCCCCGAGTCGGTCCTGCCGTGGACGGCCGCCGCGGTGGTGGTGGCGGTGCCGATCAACGACGGCGGCGAGGTCCTCGGAGCGGTGGTGATCGTGAGCCCGGCCGGCCCGATCCGCCGGGCCGTCACCATGTGGTGGCTGCTGCTCGCCCTGGCCGGCCTGCTCGCCGTGCTCGCCTGCGTGCTCACCGCGTTCGGCCTGGCCGGCTGGGTGCTGCGCCCGGTCACCGAGCTGGACGCGGTCACCCACGAGATCGCCGAGGGTGACCGGAGGGCCCGGGTGCTGCACCGGCTCGGCCCGCCGGAGCTGCGCCGGCTCGCGGCGAGCTTCAACCACATGGCCGACGTGGTCTCCGACGTGATGGACCGGCAGCGGGCGTTCGTCGCGCACGCCAGCCACCAGCTGCGCAATCCGCTCACCGCGCTGCGGCTGCGGGTGGAGGAGCTGGGCCCCAGCCTCACCGACCCCGACGGGCGCTCCGAGCACCGGCTGGCGCTGGAGGAGACCGACCGGCTGGCCCTGGTGCTCGACGCGCTGCTCACCCTGGCCCGGGCCGAACGCGAGGAGAACGAGCGGGTCACCGTCGACGCCGCCGCCGTGGCCGCGTCCCGGGTGGCCGCGTGGGCGCCGCTGGCCCGGCACCGGTCGGTCGCGCTGCGGCTCGCCACGACCGACGGCCCGGCGTACGCCCGGACCGTGCCGACCGCCGTCGACCAGGCGCTGGACGCGCTGATCGACAACGCGGTGAAGTTCAGCGGCGCCGCCGGGGCGGTGACGGTGACGGTGACCAGCCGCGACGACGGGGTGGCCCTGGAGGTACGCGACACCGGCCCGGGCATGACCGAGAGCCAGCTCGGCCAGGCCACCGAACGGTTCTGGCGGGCGCCGGACGCCCAGAACGTGGACGGTGCCGGGCTCGGCCTGACCATCGCCGCGGTGCTGGTGGACGCCTCCGACGGGCGACTCACCATGCGCGCTGGGGAGCCGCGCGGACTGGTCGCCGGCCTGTGGTTCCCGGCGCCTGAGCCCCGTCCCGCAGCGGAGCCGGCGGCCGACCAACCGCTCGTCGACCTACGCTCCACCCTCGCCCGGTAGCGGGCCAGGCGTCATGGCTTGGCCGCGCGGTACCAGGCTGCGGCACCCGGGTGCAGCGCCAGCGGCGCGGTGGCGATGGCCGAGCGGGGGCTCATCCGCCCCGCCGCCGGATGCGCGGCGCCCAGCTCGGCCCGGCGCTCCATCAGCAGCCGGGTCACCTCCCGCACCAGCCGCTCCGGAAGGTCGGCCTGGACGATCAGGTAGTTCGGGTTGGCCACCGTCGTCACCGGGTCCACGCCATACACGGAGCGGGGGATGTCCCGGGAGACGTAGACCTGGCCGTAGCGGGCGCGCAGCGGCTCCGTCCACTCACCGAGGTCCACGACCCGGGTGGCGCTGCGCCCGGCCAGCTCCTTGATGCCCCGCACCGGCAGCCCGCCCGAGAAGAAGAAGGCGTCGATCCGCCCGGCGCGCAGCGCCGTCACCGAATCGTCCAGCCCGAGCCGCTCCTGGCGCACCCCGACACCGCCGAGCCCGGCCACCTCCAACAGCCGGGTCGCGGTGATCTCGGTGCCCGATCCGGGCGCGCCGACGGAAACCCGCCGGCCGCGCAGGTCGGCGACCGTGCGAACCGACCCGCCGCCGGTGGTCACCAGGTGCAGCTGGTCGTCGTACACCCGGGCGACGGCCTCGACCGTCGGACTGTCCGTCGTGGTGGTCGGCAGCACGTCGGCCTGGGTGAAGCCCAGCTCGGCCGCGCCGGAGCCGACCAACCGGACGTTCTCCGCCGAGGCGGCGGTGATGACCACGCTGGCCCGCACGCCGGGCAGCTCCCGGTTGAGGATGGTCGCCAGGGACTGCCCGAAGGCGTAGTAGACGGCGGTGGGGCTGCCCGTGGCGATCCGGATCGGCAGCGGCTCGGCCGGGGCGTCCCGGCAGCTGGCGACCCCGGTCAGGGTCGCGGTCAGCAGCAGCGTCAGCAGCGCCACCGCCCCGGGACGGCGGTGACCGGGCCGGCTGGGCGAGGTACGACTCACGCGGTGCACTGTGCGCCGTCGGACCGGTGCGCGCAAGCCCGTTCGACCGGGCCGGCCGCGGCTGCCGACCGGGCACGGGTCAGCAGGCGGGGCGGCGCTCCGGCTGCGACGCCGCGGTGCGGGCCGGCTCCATGACCGCGGTGCGGGCCGGCTCCATGGCCGCTGTGCGGGTTGGCGGCTCCATGGCCGCGGTGCGACCCGGCTCCATCGCCGCGCTGCGCAAAATCCGCTCCCGGTCCGGGCCGTCGGCGACGCTGACCAGGAAGCAGCCGGTGCCGGGACGGAGCAGGGCCGGCACGTTGAGCACGGCCGCGCCACGGATCAGCACCGCAGCCAGTTCCCGGTCCGTGAGCCGCACGCCGAGGATGTGCCGACGAACGTGCCGCCCGCCGGCCAGCAGCGCCGAACGCCACGCCGCCGCGGCGAGCCGAGACACCCACCGGCGGCGGGCCGGCGAGGCGCCGGGCAGCGGACCCCCGAGCAACTCCCGGCGCCCCTGCCACCACCCGGCATCCAGCATCCGGGCGTACGCCCCACGGTGCTCCCGGGGCACCCAGAGCCGGTGCAGTTCGTAGCGACGGCGCAGGCCGCCGACGGCCACCTCGTGGGTCACCGGGATGTCCAGCCGGGCGAGCAACTGCCGCATCCGCTCGGCGGCGTCCTCCCGGTTGAACTCCACTCCCGGCGAGTGCGACGACAGCGCCACCGCCGGCCGTGCGGCGGTCGGCCGTGGCGTGCAGCGCAGCAGGCAGGCTGCCTCGAACGCATCACCCAGGGTCAGCCAGTCCAGCGGAGGTGGCGTCGCCGGGGAGGGGGGCCGGTCGAGCAGGGCGGGTTCGCGGACCAACGGGGGTGCTCCCTTGTCGGAGTCTGGGTTCCCCTACCGTGGCCCCTGCGCCGCCGTTGCGGAACCGGTCCCGCCCAGCCTTGAGGAAATCTTGCGGCTGCACGCCCCTAAAGCTCAGTGACCACCAGATCCACCTGCCGCGGCCGGCCGGGGACGGCTGCTTGCTCCACGACGGTGTGCTTGAGGTCGCGCAGCGTGCCGATCAGCTCCCCGGCGGTACGCGGCC contains:
- a CDS encoding ABC transporter permease, with amino-acid sequence MATTALVDPDTGLTQAQLAARHGLRVAGERPTLVEYSRRLWAYRHFIAAYANAKLVASYSNAKLGQLWQVLTPLTNAAVYYLIFGVVLAQDKIPNFIGYLTTGLFIFNFTQSAVLAGTQSISGNLGLIRALHFPRASLPLSTTVTQFQQLLASMVVLIGIVLATGEPITLTWLMLVPALLLQAVFNAGVVLLVARMGAKASDLKQVMPFIMRTWMYGSGVLYSVSLFERLPGWATTLVQFNPLLVYIELARYALLEQPPLLNESLTQLWLVAAAWAVVGGIGGFIYFWRGEQEYGRG
- a CDS encoding TetR/AcrR family transcriptional regulator, producing MLRGEITTAIRRALMQELAAVGYGRLSIEAVARRAGVSKTAVYRRWSSKVDLVLEIVAAAAHGKLPVLDTGTLRGDLALLFQAVAHALRHPLASQIIPDLLAEAARNPSIDQTLRQVLHARQQEIGGRLVTRAVQRGELPADTDPDAATDLIVGPLYWRLAIARLPLTDSYLENLVESVAVGLGADSALPRPRAAPIVG
- a CDS encoding DUF6077 domain-containing protein, which codes for MANVDSIAVAPTDSDPAPRSEQAPPHATGPDRGPAARVRALVAAAPALLTDGAVVAFALWTVLYHAAFLGDLRPSVTFRVWLVACVLLAVVALLRARRRSAGSHGDSERPEPSESTEARPPVDRRLLIGVLVAAGVAAVTAGVAGTSAGIVWWIPAVAGLLAAVGAILLVRRAWLSGPASAPAAPAATAAQSAYALVISVLVGISSFFLARNTPDDVYYVGKSVWIAERDLIPLNDFLFSENVLPSMGSQPPIPSIEVFDGAFARLLGVHAASALWYVLLPIMAVLAVLALWRLTHRWAPRRPVLAFTVAVAYLYLVAGGDAALGTFHLPRLYEGKGMFVSAVIPLMWLYLTEWFDTRSRRSLVLIVALSITAIGLTTTAAIILPMLVGAAGFAMLLVGRWKDAVVAGIAAVAYPIGSLVVSRLVLGGMTASGADDAFFDAAHTYRRTLLFGVVGVISGLALWCGPLLARRRTPALLTAGATLALSVLFVPGVLETLGAVSGISVVLWRVPWLLALPTLIGLLCTVSVPAATPVLRRATAGGIAVLLVASFALFATPMWSAKSWVEVHDRPTWKLPQQRQAIAFWIKGLDRSPGLVLAPKTIMRTSLVVTSQVRVVLPRDFYLVEYDLNSQFAKDRLLLAGFADGTDTPGAAELAPALDRLDVGTICVYNGNRYARDLAPQLGYQEFAKRRAPGAMTCFRRVD
- a CDS encoding CDP-glycerol glycerophosphotransferase family protein, whose amino-acid sequence is MFGTLTGRIGVAARSALLVLSYLVMLVAGALGWVGLFAVAGLAAVIGEFAVARWSPPSQVLLEKVGLHWSYRQLTRDLAAVLLVTAQVALSGVELTWLLVLPAAVWVVSVFAGALSTMIDRRNPLSAMVRNIDLGPLRSAPRPPAWAAAVAGDRMPLLNLLLVPAAVAAAVQHDPTPFFVAAAVAVAATGVVGAIIALTWLRGRGTGQSPLLPAVQRWLDTYQPEVALYFAGPAKDVYQANMWLAPTEALEQRAVVLMRSREAFTELADTRLPVICVPAGVDFMNLELGSVRAALYAANVGANIHMLREPGTKHVFVGHGDSDKQASVNPYSKVYDEVWVAGLAGRERYARAGVGVLDSDIVEIGRPQLAGVHTFGAESVERPFTVLYAPTWEGWLDDDPYHTSLVLMGERIVKGLLATNPRVRLIYKPHPLAGSRSKAAKAVHERVVQAIRVAGGNPDAASLDGTAHLVVTGRTPALFDCFNQTDLLISDVSSVVSDFVQSQRPYVVANPAGLSEDEFRREYPTARAAYLLSTDCGELEKIVAVTRAGDDPMTEARRELKTYLLGPAEANPMDRFQEEIARLCR
- a CDS encoding DUF952 domain-containing protein, whose translation is MIYKLLSSAEWNDALAAGTFAGTAMDHESGFIHLSGPDQVVETARRHFAGATGLTLLSVEEERLGDALRWEPSRGGQLFPHLYGPLPVVAVVAARALPADAPVADAVAALLS
- a CDS encoding response regulator transcription factor, whose translation is MRILLVEDDRRVAAALSSALTRRGYQVEHAATVAAALAAAPCDLVLLDLTLPDGDGTDLCRELRRRSSQLGIIAVTARGEERDRVLGLRLGADDYVVKPFSMVELQARIEAVLRRAANAAPERHLIEAGAVRIDVAARTVTVDGRAVTLTRKEFDVLLSLARQPGVAVPRDRILLDAWGTTWTDRHTVEVHVGSLRGKLGDARLVETVRGVGYRLRDA
- a CDS encoding sensor histidine kinase, with amino-acid sequence MRRRLVISYLLLMVLVLIALETPLAATLASRETERVRADRLADATRFASLAGPALRGGGSGPLEAELRSYDELYAIGAVVVDRERGTLVASASWRPAAGTTTALDIALSGQQTSAPESVLPWTAAAVVVAVPINDGGEVLGAVVIVSPAGPIRRAVTMWWLLLALAGLLAVLACVLTAFGLAGWVLRPVTELDAVTHEIAEGDRRARVLHRLGPPELRRLAASFNHMADVVSDVMDRQRAFVAHASHQLRNPLTALRLRVEELGPSLTDPDGRSEHRLALEETDRLALVLDALLTLARAEREENERVTVDAAAVAASRVAAWAPLARHRSVALRLATTDGPAYARTVPTAVDQALDALIDNAVKFSGAAGAVTVTVTSRDDGVALEVRDTGPGMTESQLGQATERFWRAPDAQNVDGAGLGLTIAAVLVDASDGRLTMRAGEPRGLVAGLWFPAPEPRPAAEPAADQPLVDLRSTLAR
- a CDS encoding TAXI family TRAP transporter solute-binding subunit codes for the protein MSRTSPSRPGHRRPGAVALLTLLLTATLTGVASCRDAPAEPLPIRIATGSPTAVYYAFGQSLATILNRELPGVRASVVITAASAENVRLVGSGAAELGFTQADVLPTTTTDSPTVEAVARVYDDQLHLVTTGGGSVRTVADLRGRRVSVGAPGSGTEITATRLLEVAGLGGVGVRQERLGLDDSVTALRAGRIDAFFFSGGLPVRGIKELAGRSATRVVDLGEWTEPLRARYGQVYVSRDIPRSVYGVDPVTTVANPNYLIVQADLPERLVREVTRLLMERRAELGAAHPAAGRMSPRSAIATAPLALHPGAAAWYRAAKP